In Colletotrichum higginsianum IMI 349063 chromosome 1, whole genome shotgun sequence, one genomic interval encodes:
- a CDS encoding Lecithin:cholesterol acyltransferase → MSSSTIRRRALPVDTQVENESPTPRDESPEKSEATAHVVRHVKPKTRKRRNGAIFLLGSLFGIIAAGFFAKSNDLIDFPELGELSMDSLFDVLPAGLVKDMRDLVVSNTSFLGLEGDLTPSWPELTRLLVKQGEREFVDSYDAFSVGLQARAEGLHAHHPMIMVPGVISTGLESWGTANVSRQYFRKRLWGSWSMMRALVLDKENWKRHIMLDQDTGLDPPHIKLRAAQGFDATDFFITGYWIWNKIFENLASIGYDPTNSFTAAYDWRLAYPNLETRDQYFSRLKSYIETAHEFSGKKAVLVSHSMGGQVLFYFFHWVASESGGKGGDDWVEQHVEAWINVSGCMLGAVKDLTAVLSGEMRDTAQLNAFAVYGLEKFLSKDERAQLFRAMPGISSMLPIGGDAVWGNSTWAPDDLPGQDFSYGSLLNFRSGMNWTTPDRNLTVESAMEYLFNTTEEWYSRNVKGAYSHGVAHTEADVEANEKDAQKWINPLETRLPLAPSLKIYCFYGVGKPTERGYYYRSPEMPALTNLNITIDTALTQGEVDHGVVMGEGDGTVNLLSTGYMCNRGWNYKRYNPAGVKVTVVEMEHEPERFNPRGGPKTADHVDILGRQHLNELILRIAAGKGNTISDYVVSNIMEYADKVKVYEDDERPIEEKES, encoded by the coding sequence ATGTCTTCCTCAACCATCAGACGCCGAGCGCTTCCCGTCGATACCCAGGTCGAGAACGAATCACCCACCCCTCGAGACGAAAGCCCCGAAAAGTCGGAAGCCACCGCCCACGTCGTTCGCCATGTGAAACCTAAAACGCGAAAACGCCGCAATGGCGCCATCTTCTTGCTCGGAAGCTTGTTCGGAATCATAGCTGCCGGGTTCTTCGCGAAAAGCAACGATCTTATAGACTTCCCCGAGCTCGGGGAGCTCAGCATGGATAGTCTTTTCGATGTTCTGCCTGCTGGCTTGGTCAAGGATATGCGGGATCTTGTGGTCAGTAACACTTCGTTTCTAGGCTTGGAGGGGGACTTGACGCCAAGCTGGCCTGAACTGACCCGGCTGCTCGTGAAGCAAGGCGAGCGCGAGTTCGTCGATAGCTACGATGCCTTCTCCGTAGGGCTACAAGCCCGCGCCGAGGGCCTTCACGCCCACCACCCAATGATAATGGTACCGGGTGTCATTTCAACGGGTCTCGAATCATGGGGCACTGCCAATGTCTCTCGCCAGTATTTCCGAAAGCGTCTTTGGGGCAGCTGGAGTATGATGCGGGCGTTGGTTCTGGACAAGGAGAACTGGAAAAGGCACATCATGTTGGACCAGGATACTGGCCTTGATCCTCCCCATATCAAACTCCGGGCCGCCCAGGGCTTTGACGCAACTGACTTTTTTATCACCGGATATTGGATTTGGAACAAGATATTTGAGAATCTGGCGTCTATAGGCTACGACCCGACCAATTCTTTCACGGCAGCGTACGACTGGCGCCTGGCCTACCCGAACCTCGAGACTCGCGATCAATACTTTTCGAGGCTCAAGTCCTACATCGAGACGGCGCACGAATTTTCGGGAaagaaggccgtcctcgTGTCTCACAGCATGGGCGGGCAGGTTCTTTTCTACTTCTTCCACTGGGTAGCGTCTGAGAGTGGCGGCAAAGGAGGTGACGACTGGGTCGAGCAGCACGTCGAGGCGTGGATCAACGTGAGCGGGTGTATGCTTGGCGCCGTCAAGGACCTGACGGCTGTCTTGTCGGGTGAAATGCGTGACACGGCGCAGCTTAACGCATTTGCCGTCTACGGCCTCGAGAAGTTCTTGAGCAAGGACGAAAGGGCGCAGCTGTTTCGCGCGATGCCTGGTATTTCGTCAATGCTTCCCATCGGCGGGGACGCCGTCTGGGGCAATTCCACTTGGGCGCCTGACGACCTGCCTGGGCAGGACTTCTCTTATGGATCTCTTCTTAACTTCCGCAGCGGCATGAACTGGACAACACCGGATCGGAATTTGACAGTTGAGTCGGCCATGGAATACCTCTTCAACACGACCGAGGAGTGGTACTCAAGAAACGTGAAAGGAGCGTACTCGCACGGCGTAGCGCACACCGAGGCCGATGTTGAAGCCAACGAAAAAGACGCCCAGAAATGGATCAACCCGTTGGAGACACGACTGCCGCTGGCGCCCAGTCTCAAAATCTACTGCTTTTACGGCGTGGGGAAGCCCACGGAGCGAGGATACTACTACCGGTCGCCAGAAATGCCCGCTCTCACAAACCTGAACATCACCATCGACACAGCCCTCACGCAGGGAGAGGTGGACCACGGCGTCGTTatgggcgagggcgatggaACGGTGAACCTGCTCAGTACTGGGTATATGTGTAACCGTGGATGGAACTACAAGCGGTACAACCCGGCCGGTGTCAAGGTGACTGTGGTCGAGATGGAGCACGAGCCCGAACGATTCAATCCTCGAGGGGGGCCCAAGACGGCAGATCACGTGGACATTCTCGGGCGGCAGCATCTCAACGAACTCATCCTGCGGATCGCGGCGGGCAAGGGCAACACGATATCGGACTACGTCGTCAGCAACATTATGGAGTATgccgacaaggtcaaggtatacgaggacgatgagcgGCCgatcgaggagaaggagtcGTAG
- a CDS encoding WD-40 repeat-containing protein — protein MTEPTNAIASKQSLILDLPPSCIEFCLSHPKYFVVGTYDLVKDEEPPNESEDATSSIANKPQDRNGSLIVYQLENGVVHHVQTVPHPSAILDLHFCPLPSWRDIMAVVSSTGTLSIFQLNPGVDVSSPLKHLATSRIRDVPEGVLFLSGVWDTNDAYSIAITTSAGEVRVAKLDESWRIIDDDSDAVIKHSLEAWTAAFSPTEDPFVIYSGGDDSALRYASCTRSSEDGSEAMSGVKTLYPPLNITGHGAGVTAILPVPVKLVDGSRLLVTGSYDDTIRLFSVQPPHNTYGLRQFKGLGEKNLEGGVWRLKLVEYRERDGRCRLRILASCMHAGARVVELEGPLESEGWNISVLARFEEHQSMNYGSDFVPGSGQGRLECVSTSFYDKLLCLWEADLD, from the exons ATGACTGAACCAACCAACGCTATTGCATCCAAGCAGTCCCTCATTTTGGACCTGCCTCCCAGCTGCATAGAGTTTTGCTTATCGCACCCAAAGTATTTCGTGGTTGGAACTTATGACTTGGTCAAGGATGAAGAACCACCGAATGAGTCGGAGGATGCGACTTCTTCTATCGCCAATAAGCCCCAAGACCGCAACGGTAGTCTCATTGTTTACCAGCTAGAAAACGGGGTAGT GCACCATGTTCAAACCGTCCCTCACCCGTCGGCGATTCTTGATCTGCACTTCTGCCCTTTGCCGAGCTGGCGCGACATCATGGCAGTGGTCTCCAGCACGGGAACACTGTCCATATTCCAGTTGAACCCAGGCGTAGATGTGTCGTCACCGCTCAAGCACTTGGCCACGAGCAGGATACGTGACGTCCCCGAGGGCGTCTTGTTTCTTTCAGGAGTTTGGGACACCAACGATGCATATTCCATCGCGATCACAACCTCTGCAGGCGAGGTGCGCGTCGCAAAGCTCGATGAGTCTTGGCGGATCATCGATGACGATTCGGACGCTGTGATTAAGCATTCGCTAGAAGCTTggacggcggccttctcTCCTACCGAGGACCCCTTTGTCATATACTCGGGAGGTGACGATTCTGCGCTTCGGTACGCATCGTGTACGCGCAGCAGCGAGGACGGTAGCGAAGCCATGTCAGGAGTCAAGACCTTGTACCCACCCCTCAACATTACCGGGCACGGTGCCGGTGTGACGGCCATCCTGCCGGTCCCTGTCAAACTTGTGGACGGCTCTAGGTTACTAGTGACAGGCAGTTACGACGACACCATACGACTGTTTTCTGTCCAGCCCCCACACAACACATACGGCCTCCGCCAGTTCAAGGGTTTGGGCGAGAAAAATCTGGAAGGGGGCGTCTGGAGGCTCAAGTTGGTCGAATATCGGGAGAGGGACGGTCGCTGCCGCCTGAGGATTTTGGCATCATGTATGCACGCTGGTGCTAGAGTTGTCGAACTGGAGGGGCCACTGGAGAGTGAGGGATGGAACATCAGTGTCCTAGCCCGATTCGAGGAACATCAGAGCATGAACTATGGCAGCGACTTCGTTCCTGGTTCAGGGCAGGGCCGCCTCGAATGTGTGTCGACGAGTTTTTATGACAAGCTCTTGTGTTTGTGGGAGGCAGATCTGGATTAG
- a CDS encoding DNA polymerase ii large subunit-like protein: MGQVNRTRSTFFLRELETATTSHLPQQDATRPPRSSTINRVAFLPTVQTIKMDSDESDFYGDEDTVVGLESRVTSFDVSQWWEETDAIQISRRVKTEPLDSTKLHNPYAGIPYAWQLTETVNDFLARLPPGTTEHSDKFPWIFICNPYIRRKDKFLAQNQRSRGNEDEAPEEEGSRLDTLIEGGTERLNILLNFKQGINSTKKSTAVKMREIDQEQKEASRDILSLASKSSDLGDTMYMAVIDACRQWMLFCQPKDVDEVWRVISKATANNELGIAAKVAPWNPHTDPTGRKDRIVCVYTADFGDKADVTRILQKLRELRLVETMGRPIYYKPGSDAFTYLGIAYGNHWGVKASIYSSMDLLPISSSTSQRMRLSSSSHLRY, from the exons ATGGGGCAGGTCAACCGCACCAGGTCTACCTTCTTTCTGAGGGAACTTgaaacggctactacatcaCATCTACCGCAACAAGACGCGACGCGTCCACCGCGCAGCTCAACCATCAATCGAGTCGCGTTTCTGCCGACAGTCCAGACAATCAAGATGGACTCCGATGAATCTGACTTTTATG GAGACGAGGACACAGTAGTTGGGCTTGAGTCTCGAGTCACGTCCTTCGATGTTTCCCAGTGGTGGGAGGAGACAGATGCTATCCAGATCAGCCGGAGAGTCAAAACGGAACCCCTTGACAGCACAAAACTACATAACCCATACGCCGGCATTCCCTACGCGTGGCAATTGACAGAGACCGTCAACGACTTCCTCGCTCGCCTCCCTCCGGGGACAACCGAGCACAGCGACAAATTTCCTTGGATCTTCATCTGCAACCCGTACATACGCCGCAAAGACAAGTTCCTTGCCCAGAACCAGCGCAGCAGGGGAAACGAGGACGAGGCACCCGAGGAGGAAGGTTCCCGGCTCGATACTTTGATCGAGGGAGGCACGGAGAGGCTAAACATCCTGCTCAACTTCAAGCAAGGCATCAACAGCACCAAAAAGTCTACGGCAGTCAAGATGCGAGAGATAGATCAAGAGCAGAAGGAGGCTTCTCGGGACATCTTGAGTCTTGCAA GCAAGTCTTCTGATCTCGGCGATACGATGTATATGGCGGTGATTGACGCTTGTCGGCAGTGGATGCTCTTCTGTCAACCCAAGGATGTTGATGAAGTCTGGCGTGTCATCTCGAAGGCCACAGCCAACAACGAACTGGGAATCGCAGCCAAGGTCGCTCCCTGGAACCCACATACTGACCCTACTGGGCGAAAAGACCGCATCGTGTGTGTCTATACGGCCGACTTCGGTGACAAGGCAGATGTGACTCGTATTCTGCAAAAGCTTCGGGAGCTGAGGTTAGTCGAGACCATGGGACGTCCCATATATTACAAGCCAG GCTCAGATGCCTTCACATATCTTGGTATAGCTTACGGAAACCATTGGGGCGTCAAAGCCTCCATCTACAGCTCTATGGATCTTTTACCAATCTCGTCGTCCACAAGCCAAAGAATGAGGCTGTCTAGCAGTAGCCACCTACGCTATTGA
- a CDS encoding Acetyltransferase — protein MDVSSITYVPADLQYIQYEHGLEAEYLPAIRSLIAKDLSEPYSIYVYRYFLYQWGHLCFMALDPSDSSLIGVIVCKLEVHSSHSPPTRRGYIAMLAVASPYRGKGIATSLVKRAIDAMAQRNADEVVLETEETNTQAMRLYERLGFLRSKKLHRYYLNGNSAYRLVLLLKTIDPDAVLEDSDGPSP, from the exons ATGGACGTTTCCAGCATCACATATGTCCCCGCGGATCTGCAGTACATTCAATATGAGCATGGTTTAGAAGCGGAATATCTCCCCGCCATCCGCTCTTTGATTGCAAAGGACTTGAGCGAACCTTACAGCATATATGTCTATCGATATTTCCTCTACCAATGGGGTCACTTGTGCTTCATG GCATTGGACCCTTCAGACTCGTCACTCATTGGCGTCATTGTGTGCAAGCTGGAAGTACATTCATCTCACTCACCGCCAACGCGCCGCGGTTACATCGCCATGCTGGCCGTCGCCTCCCCATATCGTGGCAAGGGTATCGCCACGTCCCTCGTCAAGAGAGCCATCGACGCCATGGCCCAGCGGAATGCCGACGAAGTCGTTTTGGAAACCGAAGAGACCAACACCCAGGCCATGCGCCTGTACGAGCGCCTGGGCTTCCTGCGCTCCAAGAAACTGCACAGGTATTACCTCAACGGAAACAGCGCCTATAGGCTGGTCCTGCTACTCAAGACCATCGACCCGGACGCTGTCCTCGAGGACTCTGATGGCCCATCTCCATGA